A portion of the Acidobacteriota bacterium genome contains these proteins:
- a CDS encoding DUF3289 family protein yields the protein MMGKSIFDLDDQMGYESPFENWLKPSNKSLSTDADAGVQVTDLKGPSIVCEGAVYDFTITHFSVSPFLLDFGKLIDQIKWAYRVDGGGSSDINQKAFLDGNRVMMRWQIPKLEEGSNLRVFAWTDQPNGAASVSSSILRFPFYFDRYKTKGVNQEGTRIADDLCYGDGLKITDHFRYSTADIESMGILMRSTASTSTDDLWDELWSLVTDVSVGELEKTALKMLSNFRTNGDGDKSLGNDLINNEFISKTLNEEVEKHDSTITFCAKIQAGIQRRLASGEGNPVHLKDSSVHNTSDRFGRPHFSTSKDIFLGGLTTCINDTWAYEVFITEFSSNDGKNFKVVYKVVLYDHFGLDKPDVDPQEHPLYYAIPGFRAWFVLQHLRNFKPFITRVEFERSFVGNVSSG from the coding sequence ATGATGGGAAAAAGTATTTTTGATCTGGATGATCAAATGGGATATGAGAGTCCATTTGAGAATTGGTTAAAACCATCGAACAAATCTCTAAGTACCGACGCAGATGCTGGCGTTCAGGTGACTGACCTCAAAGGCCCATCAATCGTCTGTGAAGGAGCAGTTTATGACTTTACGATAACGCATTTTAGCGTTTCACCCTTCCTTCTCGATTTTGGAAAATTAATAGACCAGATTAAGTGGGCTTACCGAGTTGATGGGGGTGGTTCTTCGGATATCAATCAAAAGGCGTTTCTTGATGGCAATCGGGTTATGATGAGATGGCAAATACCCAAACTTGAGGAAGGGTCTAATTTGAGAGTTTTTGCGTGGACAGACCAGCCAAACGGAGCCGCAAGTGTATCGTCCAGCATTCTGAGATTTCCATTTTATTTTGATCGCTATAAAACAAAGGGCGTGAATCAGGAAGGAACCAGAATAGCTGATGACTTGTGCTATGGGGACGGTCTAAAAATAACCGATCATTTTCGATATTCCACAGCCGACATTGAATCAATGGGGATTTTGATGAGGTCGACCGCCTCGACATCGACCGATGATTTATGGGATGAGTTATGGTCTCTAGTCACGGATGTTTCGGTTGGGGAACTTGAAAAAACTGCACTCAAAATGTTGAGTAATTTCAGGACAAATGGGGATGGTGATAAATCACTGGGTAACGACCTCATCAATAATGAGTTCATAAGCAAGACGTTAAATGAAGAAGTCGAAAAGCACGATTCAACGATAACATTTTGTGCCAAGATTCAAGCAGGAATTCAAAGGCGTTTGGCAAGTGGCGAAGGCAATCCCGTTCATTTAAAGGATTCTAGTGTACACAACACAAGCGATAGATTCGGAAGACCTCATTTTTCAACCTCCAAAGACATCTTCTTGGGTGGTTTAACCACATGCATCAACGATACTTGGGCTTATGAGGTGTTCATTACAGAATTTTCTTCGAATGACGGGAAAAATTTTAAGGTCGTTTACAAGGTTGTTCTGTATGATCATTTTGGACTGGATAAGCCAGACGTCGATCCACAAGAGCACCCGCTGTACTATGCAATACCTGGATTCCGCGCTTGGTTTGTGCTTCAGCACCTGCGAAACTTCAAACCGTTTATTACTAGAGTTGAATTTGAAAGGTCATTTGTTGGAAATGTATCAAGCGGCTGA
- a CDS encoding type IV toxin-antitoxin system AbiEi family antitoxin domain-containing protein produces MDKRKHPQIKKLGVFTLAQGKSVGISQQDISRLVAAKDLVRLGRGIYLHPKASLDKDVGFQIGYSKFGPGSAIGGLSALYHYNLAEQVPGEIWVMVPPEKRTREKGYKLIRTKTRLDKQIVDEKGYRIVTVERAVLEGLRFITKIGERTAIKAARESLAQRKTTEAKLARAAKELGLESVLSKYLEVITP; encoded by the coding sequence ATGGATAAGCGAAAGCATCCACAAATCAAAAAACTTGGGGTCTTTACACTGGCTCAGGGTAAGTCCGTGGGAATTAGTCAGCAAGACATATCCCGGCTTGTCGCTGCAAAGGACCTCGTTCGTCTTGGTCGCGGGATCTACCTCCATCCAAAGGCCTCGCTGGATAAAGATGTTGGATTCCAAATCGGGTATTCCAAGTTTGGGCCGGGTTCAGCGATTGGGGGCCTTTCAGCTCTATATCATTACAATCTTGCCGAACAGGTGCCGGGAGAAATATGGGTAATGGTTCCTCCGGAGAAAAGAACCCGAGAAAAGGGCTATAAACTGATCCGAACAAAAACAAGGCTCGACAAACAGATCGTGGATGAAAAGGGCTATCGAATCGTCACAGTCGAACGGGCGGTTCTTGAGGGTCTCAGATTCATCACTAAGATAGGCGAACGAACCGCGATCAAAGCAGCCCGTGAATCCCTTGCTCAACGAAAGACAACTGAAGCAAAACTCGCAAGAGCCGCAAAAGAACTCGGTCTAGAGTCCGTGCTGTCAAAGTACCTGGAGGTCATCACACCATGA